The DNA window AAACGGGTATCCGAACCAGGAACTGACGGGCGCTCCAAATGTCAGCTTGTCGAAGCGGTACGGATCGCCTGGGACATGGAGGAAGAAAAACCGGGCGTAGTTCCCGAGGTAGACCGGCCAAAGTGCCCAGCGCCAATTCCACTGCCAATGAGCCAAGCGCGCAACGAGCAGGACGATTGCCCAGATGAAGTAATACAACGGGAAGATTCGCAAGGTACGCCGGACATAGAAGTCTCGGTAGCGATGGCCTTTGTGCTGGCTGTCATAGAGGATGCCAGTGATGAGAAATCCGGACAGCACGAAGAAGATATCGACGCCGGTCCATCCCCAGCCAAACAGGAATGCTCGGCCTGCGCCGTAGTGCTGAAAGAAGACCATAATGACAGCCACGGCCCGCAATCCATCTAGCGCAACGTAATATGCCGATTTTGGGACACCAGGGGAGGTTAAGGTCATCTTGGAATCTAACTATATCGCGCGCCGGTGATCGCACACCGATTTGCCACCCCTCATGTTGAAGGCGGAAAATTGAACGTAAGTCATTTCCGGAGAAGATAATGCGCAAGAAAGTAACCATCGTAGGATCGGGCAATGTTGGAGCCACCGCAGCACACTGGATCGCCGCCAAGGAACTGGCCGATGTTGTCCTGCTGGACGTCGTCGAAGGCGTGCCCCAGGGCAAGGCGCTCGATCTTCTGCAGGCCATGCCGATTGAGAAGCGCGACTGCAGTATCCTCGGCACCAACGACTACGCAGACACCGCCAACTCCGACATCGTCGTCATCACCGCAGGCATCGCCCGCAAGCCGGGCATGAGCCGCGACGACTTGTTGAACACCAACTCCGGCATCATGTCGAGCGTCGTCAAGCAGGTCGTAGCCGCGTCGCCCGACACCATCATCATCGTCGTCTCGAACCCGCTGGATGCCATGGCGCAGGCTGCGTTCAAGCACTCCGGCTTCCCGCGCGAGCGCGTTATAGGCATGGCGGGCGTGCTCGACTCAGCCCGCTTCCGTACGTTTATCGCTACGGAGCTGAACGTCTCGGTCGAGAATGTCACAGCCTTCGTCCTTGGCGGCCACGGCGACACCATGGTGCCGCTCTCGCGCTACTCGACCGTCGCTGGCATTCCGATCACAGAGTTGATTGCGCCCGATCGCTTGAAGGAGCTTGAGAGCCGCACAGCCAATGGTGGCGCGGAGATTGTGAAGCACCTGAAGACTGGGTCTGCTTACTATGCGCCTTCTGCGGCTGCGGTCGAGATGGTCGAAGCCATCCTCAAGGACAAGAAAAAGATCCTTCCCTGCGCCGCCTATCTCCAAGGCGAGTACGGCATCTCCGGACTCTATGTCGGCGTGCCTTGCAAGCTGGGAGCGAAGGGCCTTGAGCAGATCATCGAAATCAAGCTGACGGCTGAAGAGCAAGCCGCGCTGCAGAAGTCTGCTGATTCGGTGAAGGAGCTCTGCACCGTGATCGACGTTCTGTAAGACTCCGAAGCATAGACCTACGCGAGAGGGCCGGCTCCATAGCCGGCCCATTCTTGTTTAATCAGGCTGGCCACGCTGTTCGGAGGCCGCCTTGTTGGAGTAGTGCGTCACATATTTCAGCCGGCCTACGTAGCCTAGACGAATGGGTTCGGCACCCGTGGGCAGAATCCAGAACGCGGCGTAAGCGAAGAGGAAGGCCCAGCCGATGATCCTGCGCCCCATTGGGATCTCCGACGCGGGAGCGTCAGGACCGTCGCGTTCGACACGCTGTACGTCCAGATAAAGCAACAGAAACGCGATGCTGATGACGTGAATGTAGATCCAGCGTCCCCAGTCGACGGCGAAGTAGAAGAGCACGAGCGTGCCTAGGAAAGAGACGAACACTGAGGTCCAGAGCACGATAAGGTCGCGCGAGAAGCGAGCACGGGCCAGGACAAGGCTCTCTCCAAGGGTCGGAACCAGCGCCAGCGCCGCGAAGAACGGGAAGACCTTCCAGTAACCATATCTGTGGATGAACATAATTGTCTCTGCGCGTGCGAAGTCGCGGGAGCGGACGAGATAGACCATAGCTCCGTTGGCGCAGATCTCCGTGCTGTTCGGCACTTCGAATTTGTATCCGATAGAGGAGCATATCTGGGTGACGATCTGCTCGTTGCCGATATGTTTGGAGCAGAAGTACGTAGCTACGACACCCACCAGAGCAGGCAACGCGCACGCCTTCGCCGCTTCCCTGAAGCTGCGACCGCTGAACATCAGCGCCGCGAAGAAGTAAGGAGCGTAGAAGATGTTGCCTTCGTGCGAGAGCGTGCCAATCAGAATCGCCGCGGTCAGGTAGAGTACGACGCCGGTAGACGACAGCTTCCCCTTCTTGAGCAGAAGGAGGAACAGGGCGAGCGCCGCGATGTGGATGATCTCTTTGTTGTAGCCCGAACGCGGGTGCAGAAATTGATAGGAGAACGTTGCGGGAGAGAGCAGCAGTGCCAGCACCCAGAGGTTCAAAGAGGACGCGAGGACGAAGAAACGTGCCGACCAGAAGATGATGACGTAGCAAAGAAGGTAGAAGACTACGACGTACACGACCGGCGATAGATGGGTCACGCGGCTGAGAACGTATGCAACCTGCCCAGGAAGCCCGCGGCGGATGAAGCCGCCTTCGTAGTTCACCAGCCAGTTCGAAAGCGTCCAGTTGCGGGAGACGCGAATGACGATCAGTCCATTGATTAAGGTCAACGCAGACGCGTAGAAAAAAAATACATTGACCCAGGTCTTTGGGAGCTTCAGGGATGCAAGCTGCATGGTGTCGGATCTCCGGTATACGGGGTGCGGACTCGCCGGCTACGCTTGCACTATAAATGGTCTCAGCAATGGCCGGAGAAGGGTTCGGAAAGTTCCTAAAGACCTCTCCGAACTCTCTCTCCGGCCATGTATGACATGCGACAGACGGCGTTAGGCTACGCGCTCGATCGTGACACTCTCGAGTACCACGGGCGTCTTCGGACGGTCCATGCCGTCCTTGGCTACCTTGGAGATCTTCTCGACGATGTCGTAGCCTTCAACGACTTCGCCGAAGATGGTGTGCTTGCCGGTCAGCCAGCTGGTGTCTGCGACGGTGATGAAGAACTGCGATCCGTTGGTATTCGGGCCGGCGTTCGCCATGGCCAGCTTGCCCTTCTGCTGGAAGCCGTGCTTCGAGCCCTTGGTCTCGTCCGCAAACTTGTAGCCAGGACCGCCCATGCCGGTGCCTTCGGGGTCGCCGCCCTGGATCATGAAGTTCGGGATCACGCGATGGAAGATGGTGCCGTCGTAGAGCTTGTCACCCTTCTTGGAGCGGCTGTTCCACTCCTTGGTTCCCTCGGCGAGACCGATAAAGTTTGCAACCGTCTGCGGTGCGTCCGCCTCGAACAGCTCGCAAACGATCGTTCCTTCCGATGTCTTGAATGTGGCGTATACGCCGGGCTTGGTAGGCATTGTGAATCTTCTCCTTGCAGGTTAATGGATCGGTAAAAAGGGCGCTCCCGCTGAATCGCAGGATGAGCGCAAAACTAGTTAGATGTAGCCGCGGGCAATTTTGGCGTTGCCGCAGGTGCGGCTGCAGGCAGCGGCGGCATGGGCTGGCCTTCGCGCACGATCGTCACTTTATTGATGATGACTGGCTCGCGGGGTTTGTCCTGCGCGTCGCGATCGACGCGCGCAATGGAGGCCACAACCAGCACGCTGTGTTCATCGCACTGGCCGAAGATGGTGTAGCCGCCGTTCAGGTCGGGATACGGGACCTCGGTGATGAAGAACTGAGAACCATTGGTTCCATGGCCATCCGTTCCCTGGCCCGCGTTCGCCATGGCTAGGCGTCCCGCGACGTCGAAGGTCAACGACGGGTCGGTCTCGTTGTCGAAGTAGTAGCCTGCATCGCCCATGCCGGTTCCTAGCCGATCGCCACCCTGGATCATGAATCCCGGAATGACGCGGTGGAACGTGACGCCGTTGTAAAACGGCTGGTGATGGACCTTCTTGTGGGTCGTCTGATCTTCCCAGTCCTTCGAACCTTCAGCTAAACCAATAAAATTCGCCGAGGCCACAGGGGCGATCTTGTCAAAGAGCTTGCAGGTCATTCGCCCCATGGTCGAATCGATCACGACCGTCGGCCCGGTCGGCACCGGTGGTGCCTTGGCGTGGCTCACCGTGCTGGGAGCGTCGGGCAGGTCCTGCGAGGCGGCCGCGGGCGCCGATTGGGTGGTAGCAGGTGCCGGGGGCGGGGTCTGCGAGGCCGGAGCTTGCGCCAGAACGGGAGAACAATAGGCGGCTGGGCCAAGAAGCGCCATCAGCGCGAACGAGCGAAGGATCATTGAGCGGTAAATCTCCACTTAGACAGGCTATCGCAGCCATCGTTATGAAGCAAAACCGGTGGTTCAATTCGGGAGTGAAGCGAAACCAAATGTCGTTCCCAATGTAACTACCCCGCAACAGGATGCGTCTTATCGTGAAGCAATAGGAGGAAGCCAATGGTTCGTTTCGCACTATACGGAGAGTTGAAGGCCAAGCCCGGCAAAGAAGCCGAGGTTGAGGCCTTTCTGAAGCAGGGCGCGGAGATGGCAAAGCAGGAAAAAGGCACCGTCACCTGGTACGCCCTGAAGGAAGATGATGGAGCGTATGGCATCTTCGATACGTTTGAAGATGAGGCAGGCCGCGAGGCTCACCTGAACGGCGACATCGCGAAAGCATTGATGGCCAAGGCAGCCGACCTCTTTTCCGAACCGCCAAAGATCCACAAGATCGACATTGTGGCCGAGAAATAGCAGCTTCGGTTAAAGGGCGATTGTTCGATGATTGTTCGATGTCCGACAACCTCGAAGTGGCCTCCTACATCACAGAGACAAGCATGGAGGTGCTTTTCATGGCACAGGGACTTGATTCAACGAAATCCGCAGCACGCCCGTCGCACGAGGCAATCGAACAGGACACCGTTGCTACCGAGGTAGGTGACTCCGAGCAGAAGCGCTTGGATCACATTGGCATGGAAGCGGCGAAACGCGGCAATAATCGCATCATTAGCAATGAAGAGAGGATCCCCTCAAGCACGATCTTCACCAAGTAATTCCGAAATCACTTCCCCAGATTGAAAACAGAAAAGGCGCTCCGACTGGAGCGCCTTTTTCTTTTTTACCTTGGCCCGAAGGCCGCAGACTAGACAGCCTTGAGGTAGATGATAACGAAGGTGAAGAGAGCGAGGGACTCGATGAAGGCGAGACCGAGAATCAGGAAGATGAAGATTCCGGGACGGGCGCCGGGGTTACGTGCGAGAGCTTCGGTAGCCGAAGCAGTCGCCTTACCCTGACCGAGACCGCAGAGGCCCGATGCGAGCGCCATGCCGAGCCCGGCAGCCAGCGGAACCGAGTTGAATCCACCTGTCGCAGTTCCCTGCGCAAAGGCCGGCGATGCGATGAGCAACGCAGCCAACGACATAAAGACGTACTTGAAAACCATGAACGTGTTCTTCATTGTGTTGCTCCTGCTCCCAGAATGTACGCCGCCAGTGGGTGGTTGATGCTCACCGTGCTGGCACCCTCACGCTATGCGGCGCTGTTGCAATCCCGCGGAGTGGGAGCCACTCTCCACGGCGAAACTTGTTTGCACGATCTCTAGTGATCGTGTGAGACAGCCAGCGAGAGATAGATCGTCGCCAGCAGGAAGAAGACATAAGCCTGAACGACAGCCACACCAAGGTGCAGACCGAGAAAGATCAGCGGCACGCCGATCGGCACCAGCGAGAAGAACGCCAGTGTTACGAGATCACCCGCCAGCATGTTCGCGTAGAGACGGACGGTGAGCGAGAGGACGCGCGCCAGGTGCGAGATGATCTCGATGGGCAGCATCAGCGGATAGAGCCACCACACCGGCCCCAGGAACTGCTTGATGTAGCCCGCTCCGTTCGCCCGGATGCCATGGTAGTGGTAGTAGAGAAAGGTGCAGAGCGCGAAGCCGAGCGGCACGACCGCGTTCGCTGTGGGCGACTCGAGGCCGGGGATCAGGCCGAGCAGGTTCGCCAGCAGGATGAACAGGAAGAGCGTGGTCAGGTAGGCCGTGAACTTCTCATAACCATGGCCGACGATCGATTCGCTCTGGTCGGCGACAAACTCGCTGGTCATCTCGGCGAGATGCTGCACCGCGCCGGGCTTCTCAACGCTCAGCGAGACACGCACCGCGATGAAGTACAGCAGCAGGAAGGCCGTTACGAGCAGCTCCATAGCCACGGCGTTCGTGATCGGGGCCTTCGGGTGAAGCACGTGAATATGCAGCGCAGCCAGGAGCGAGTCGACCGGTCCGGCGAAGAGCGAGTTCAAAAACTTGGTCAGCAGTAGCTGTTTCGGCATAAGTAGTTTCTTTTGAGCTGAATTCTGACTACACCGTCCAGGCCTTCATCAGCCGGATGCCCTCGATCGAGAGACAAAACACTCCCAGACCAAGGCCAGCCGCGAGCGCGAACACTGAACCGTGTAGAACCTTAAGGCTACCATACAGAAGCACGACGGTAAGCCCCAGCCGCAGGAAGAAACCCAACAAAACACGGCCCATAGGCTTGGCTTTCCCGGTTCCTCCCGGCTCGGCATCCATCTGGGCCATCACGGCTGTCATCAGGCGCAGCCACTCCCACAATCCCGAGCCAGAGATCAACGCGCCGACCAGCAGTAGCGCGGCACTCTGCCAGCCCAGCTTCAGCCAGAGCAGCACTGCTCCGACCGCCGTCAGGATCGCCAGCAGCCGGATCGCTCCGATCACGGTCCGGCGAAAGTCGGCGTCGGTAAATTCGTCAAAAGCCTTCATCGTCCCAATATCCCCAACCCACTATGAAGCGTCATCTCGACCGGAGCGAAGCGGAGTGGAGAGACCCCCGCATTTGCATTTGTCCTTCTGCGCCGTGGAACATGTGCATGTGCCCCATTCATCGCGGCATTATCGCGATGAGTGGGTCTTAGTGCGCCAAATACCGCGCTACCGCCCATCACTCAAAAACTTCGAAGCCGTGCGGAAGATCTGGATAAAGCCAGCGACCGCCCCCAGCAGAATCCCCAGAATCCCGATCCAGTGCTGATGGAAGTGCCGGTCTGCCCATCCGCCTGCCAGCCAGCCGATCAGGCATCCAGCAGGCAGCGCAATCGCCAACTGAATCATCGACTCGGCCTTGACCACCTCGCCCAGCCCGCGCTTCTTCTCTTCACTTGCCATAGCTTTTCATTACATCATGGCGGCATCGCCGTTGGCCCTGCCGGGATGCAGCACCTCGTTATACTGAAGTGTCTGGCCTCCACGCCAGCCTCCAAAGGGACACCTGTGTACGAATCGAAGTTTGAGGAAGACCTCTACCAACTGCGCCGCGACAAGCTGAAGCAGATCGCCGAATTGGGCCAGCCCAGCTACCCCAACAGCTACGCCGCCACGACGACCGTGCCCGAGATCTGGGCCGCCTACGACGCCATCACCTCCGAGCAGTTCGAGGCCGACATCGCCGCCGGCAAGAAGATCGAGGTCTCCATCGCCGGCCGCATCATGGCCATTCGCGTCCAGGGCAAGGCCGGGTTCGCGCAGTTGCAGCAGAGCGGCCGCCGCCTGCAGATCTACGTTCGCAAGGACGACGTTGGCGAGACGTCATTCGCCATCTACAAGCTGCTCGACCTGGGCGACCACATCGGCGTTCGCGGCCACCTCTTCCGCACCCGCACTGGCGAGCTGACCATCCACGTCGCGGAACTGACGTTCCTGACCAAGGCGATGCTCGCGCTGCCGGACAAGTACCACGGTCTCGAAGACACGGAGCTGCGCTACCGCCAGCGTTACGTTGATCTCTTCATGAACACCGGCAACACCCCGAAGACCGCCCCCGCCCCGGCTCCGTCAACAGAACCGGGAGCCGCCACGGAACCGGGTGCCCCATATCTGGCGGCCTCATCGCCAGATGTGGGAGAAGCGCCACAGGTCCAGCCCGAAGGCCCACCCAACGTCCGCGAGGTCTTCGTCAAGCGAGCCGCCATCCTCCGCGCCCTCCGCACCTTCTTCGACTCACGCGGTTACCTCGAAGTCGAGACACCGATGATGCACTCCATCGCCGGCGGAGCCGCGGCGCGCCCTTTCACGACCCACCACAACACGCTGGATATGGATCTCTTCCTGCGCATCGCGCCGGAGCTTTACCTGAAGCGGCTGGTGGTCGGCGGCATGGACCGCGTCTACGAGATCAACCGTAACTTCCGCAACGAAGGCGTCAGCACGCAGCACAACCCCGAGTTCACCATGCTCGAGTTCTACCAGGCGTATGCGAACTACCACGACCTGATGAATTTGACGGAAGAGCTGGTGAAGTTCGTGGCGATGGAAGTGAACGGGACGACCAATTGTCACTTCAATGGGAACGAAATCGATCTCGACAAATGGACCAAGCTGTCGATGCGGGATGCCATCATTCGTTTCTTCCCGACGGAGTTCGCTCAACAGCCGATAATCAGTACCTTCGATACTAGGGAATCTTTGTACAGCCTTCTCGACATGGTTGTGAATACGGGATATAGCTGCGAGGTCGCAGAGCGGAGAACCGAGCTAGACCGGATAATCAACGCCCTGAACTTGTCAAAATCAAATCTCTCCGTTGGCGACCCACTTGGCAAGGTCATCGCAGAAGTCTTCGAGACCGTCGCCGAGTCCCATCTCGTCCAACCCACGATCATCTACGACTTCCCTCTAGCCGTCTCTCCGCTCTCCAAGCAGAAGCCCAACGAGCCCGACTGGGTGGAGCGCTTCGAGTTCTACATCGGCGGCTTCGAAGTGGGCAACGCCTTCTCCGAGCTGAACGACCCCGACGAGCAGCGCCGCCGCTTCGAAGCCCAGATGGCCGAGAAAGAACGCGGCGACGACGAGGCCCACGGCATGGAAGAAGACTACGTCCGCGCCCTCGGCTACGGCCTCCCGCCCACCGGCGGCGAGGGCATCGGCATCGACCGCCTTACCATGATTCTCACCGGCAGCCGCTCTATCCGCGACGTGATCCTCTTCCCGCTCATGCGGCCCCAGGCGAAGACCAATAGCGCTGATTCCAAGCCAGAGACTCCGTCATCCTGAGCGGAGGCGCGTAGCGCCGAAGTCAAAGGACCCCGATAAAGTTCACACCACCCATGCCGCTCGGACCTTTCAGCCACGTACTTGAATGTGGCTGAGAGGTTCGAGCGGTACTGGCAGGTACAAACAGCGTCGGGATCCTTCGACTCCGCTTCTCGCGATACAACCGCGAGATGCTACGCTCAGGATGACGGGATTCACTCGCATCGACCGAGGACTCACCCGACCTGTCAAGCCATTTTCCCCGTATCTCCCTCATTCTAAAAGCCAAAAACTTGCCCAAAGGATAGTGCCCACCTGCTATCCTTAACTTATGCTGCGAAAAGAAAATTTCAGCTGCGGGCACTCATCCGGACGAATCTGCTAACCGTATAAGAATGACGACTTTAGGGTATAAGCCTTTTATTATGAGGACTTTGACCTCTGCAATTTTTTAAGTCGCACATTGCAAACAACTTATACCGGCCGAGGCTAGCGTTTTTTTTGCGGGCCATCGCACGCAGAGGAACAAACCTACCCTTTCTTCATCCGCTTCACTACCTGCGCCAGCGTGGTCTCGTTCATCGCGGCCACCGCGTGCGATGCCGTCTTCTTCATCAACGAGGCCAGCGCCTTGTCCTCGACGCCGAGCCACTCCCCTGCCGTCGCCGCGAACACATCGCCGATGCCGATCTCCTTCGCTGCCACCTTCAACTTCGCTCCGCCGCTGGGCCCCTTGCGCTGCACGATGAAGCCCGCTTCATGCAGTTGAAGAAACACACGCCGCACCATCACCGCGCTCTCGTTCAACTCGTCCGCAATCGCCTGCGAGGTGTGCATTGCCTCAGGTTCAGCCGCCAACAGTGCCAGGACACGCAGCCCCAAATCGAAACGTCCATTCATTGCCATGCAAAGCAAGCTATCACACGCTCTGCTAGCATTTCGAAGTGAATATCCTCTTTGTCGGCGACGTCTTCGGATCAGCCGGCCGCCATATCGTCCGCGAACACCTCCCCCACGTCCTGGAAACCAACGCCGTCGACCTGCTGGTCATCAACGGCGAGAACTCCGCCGGCGGCTTCGGCATCACGCCGTCGCTGGCCGAAGAGTTCTTCGACATGGGCGCGCATGTCATCACCACCGGCAACCACATCTGGGACAAGCGCGAGATCTTCGAGTACATGGCCGTCCCCGCGGACTCGCATGTGCGCGGCCGCCGCGTGCTGCGGCCGGCCAACTACGCGGTCGGCACGCCGGGCTTCGGCTACTACCAGGGCGAGCTGCCGACGGGCCAGGAGTACGCCGTCATCAACCTGCAGGGCCGCGTCTTTATGTCGTCCTGCGACGACCCCTTCCGTAAGGCCGATGAGCTGCTCTCGAAGATAACCGCCAAGGTCATCCTGCTGGACTTCCACGGCGAGGCGACATCGGAGAAGGTGGCGCTGGGATGGTATCTCGATGGCCGCGTGACAGCCGTGCTGGGAACGCATACGCACATCCCAACGGCCGACAACCGCATTCTGCACAACGGGACGGCTTACCAGACGGACGTGGGCATGTCGGGGCCGTATGACTCCGTAATCGGCGTGGAGAAGGAGCTTATTCTGGCGAAGTTCCTCACCGGCATGCCGGGCAAGTTCGAGGCAGCTAAAGGCAACGCGAAGATGTGCGCGGCGCTGATAGAGTGCGACGGCGCGACCGGGCGGGCGACGCATATTCAGCGGATCATGCTAGGAGAATGACGGGTAGATCGGGCCTTTGGCCCGAAGAGTTCGCGGGTTGAGCTAATAAGAGAAGAGGCAGCCCGAAGGCTGCCTCTTCTGCATTTGACTGCGGCCCAAAACTACTTCGCAGCGGCCTTCTTGTGTACCGGAGCCTTCTTTACCGGAGCCTTCTTCGGCACAACCAACTCAGCGTCGCTCATCGTGATCATCAGCGGGCTGGGTGTGTAGGAGGCGTAGGTGCCCTCCAGCGTTACCTTGTCGCCGACTGCGGGCACAGGCGTCTTGAGCGGCTCTTTCAGGTTGAAGGTGAAGTCAGCCGTCTTGGCCTGGACCGAGTCGTCGGAGACGGATACCTGGATCGAAGAATCGGTAGCCGAGACAATTGTCACTTCAGGCAACTCAACCGACTTACCCTTGATCGTTTGCCAGACCTTATCCGCATCCTCGGGCTTGCCATTCGCCAGGATGAACTCCTTATCGCCAACCGCGAGGGCGGAGAGATCCGGAGTGTCCTTGATGACGCCGGCGACGATGTCAGCAGGCGACGGAGCGGGGGTGATGGTGAAGCCTGCCGGCGGATCAAGGTTGGTCTGGACGGCGGCGGTCACAGCGTCATAACCATCGGCCTTGCCGTGGTACTTCTTATAGCAATAGTTCGCGACCTTCAGGAACTCGGTCTTGTAGGGGTCGGGAGCGAAGGCTGCGGCGCGCGAGGTGTACCACGTGCAGTTCACATAGTCAGGCGGAGTGGACTGGTAGTAGGCGATGCCGAGCTGGTAGGTGTCCTGGAGCAGAGGGCCGGGCTTGGTCGTCTGGTCGACCGGAACTGATGCGAGCTCCGACTTGTAGTTCGTGATCGCGGTCGCGGTGTCCTTCTTGGCTAGTGCAGCGGTAGCGATGGCGCTGTAGAAGGTCGGCGTCACACCCTTCTTCAAGTTGTCGAAGTCAGCCTGAGCCATGTCCTTTGGCTTGGTCGCGGCAAGGCCCTTGGTGGCATAAGAGGCAGCAGCGTCAAGAGCAGCCTGCTTCGCCGCCGGGTCGCTCACTGCATCCGCATTCTGCTTGCGGAGGAAGACTTCAAACGTCAAGCCACGAAGGTTGTTCGGGTCAACCTGCAGGAGGCGATCGGCTGCGTCCAGGGCTTTATCGGGCGCTGGAATCTGGCTGTAGGCAATCATCAACTGCTGCAGGACATCGCCCTTTACAGCCGACTGCGGGAACGCCGTCAAATAAGCCTCGCACGCGGGGGCCTTGGCGGCGGGAGTCGTCGCACTGGCGCAACCGTTATACGACGCAAATTCGGCGGCCGGCATCTGCACCTGCCCAGCGTCAGCTTGACCAAATGCGATCATGCTGGCTTGAGGGGCAAAGCTTGCGACCGTCAGGAGAGATGCAACCACTACCTTCTTCATTCAAAGCTCCTCAAAACATTCAGGTTGTCGATTGGCCAACGGAGCGCCCAATTCCTATGCACACATGAAGGACGTACTCCGCTGCGTCCAACTGCCAGTGAAGCGGATTATAGAAACCGTGAACTACTCATGCAAGTTTCAGGGGTTTTGCTCAACAATACACGCAATTCGCGTCGTATCCATAGAGATTTGTAAAGATCGAAGTGCAGATCCAGACGCGGCGAATTCATCGGGGAACCGTTTTCCGTGATGCCCTATTAGCGGCACTGAGAGGTGAGATGCAACTTTTTTGTATCCGACTTTCGATTCGTCGCGGGCAGGTCGGAGATGTGGACGACCTGCGAGGGCAAAAGGGTCTTCTTTTGCTTTGGACACCTATTTGTTGGGTTACGTCCCGATTTCCCACAAGATGTAGCGTCACACATGTTGCCGGACGAGGTTCGCCCTAATAAAGTACAGCTAGGCGGGCTTCCACCTGATATCTGGAATCCGCATTCACGAGGCCACATGCTCAAGCTCAAAAAAGTTCAGATCCTCGGCTTCAAGTCCTTCTGCGACCGCACCGAAGTGCAGCTCTCGGGCGAAGGCATCGCTGCCATCGTCGGGCCGAACGGCTGCGGTAAGTCGAACATCTCCGACGCCATCACCTGGGTTCTCGGCGAGCAGTCGGCCAAGAGCCTCCGCGGTATCAAGATGGAAGACGTCATCTTCGCCGGCTCCCGCGAGCGCAAACCAACGGGCATGGCAGAGGTTTCCCTGACTCTGGTCGATCCGGATGTGTACGACGGCAACCAGCTTCCTGACGAGAACGACGTAGTCGCCATCAACTCCACCGC is part of the Granulicella aggregans genome and encodes:
- a CDS encoding TIGR00282 family metallophosphoesterase; the protein is MNILFVGDVFGSAGRHIVREHLPHVLETNAVDLLVINGENSAGGFGITPSLAEEFFDMGAHVITTGNHIWDKREIFEYMAVPADSHVRGRRVLRPANYAVGTPGFGYYQGELPTGQEYAVINLQGRVFMSSCDDPFRKADELLSKITAKVILLDFHGEATSEKVALGWYLDGRVTAVLGTHTHIPTADNRILHNGTAYQTDVGMSGPYDSVIGVEKELILAKFLTGMPGKFEAAKGNAKMCAALIECDGATGRATHIQRIMLGE
- a CDS encoding ATP synthase F0 subunit C, whose protein sequence is MKNTFMVFKYVFMSLAALLIASPAFAQGTATGGFNSVPLAAGLGMALASGLCGLGQGKATASATEALARNPGARPGIFIFLILGLAFIESLALFTFVIIYLKAV
- a CDS encoding AtpZ/AtpI family protein, translated to MASEEKKRGLGEVVKAESMIQLAIALPAGCLIGWLAGGWADRHFHQHWIGILGILLGAVAGFIQIFRTASKFLSDGR
- a CDS encoding RrF2 family transcriptional regulator: MNGRFDLGLRVLALLAAEPEAMHTSQAIADELNESAVMVRRVFLQLHEAGFIVQRKGPSGGAKLKVAAKEIGIGDVFAATAGEWLGVEDKALASLMKKTASHAVAAMNETTLAQVVKRMKKG
- the mdh gene encoding malate dehydrogenase, which produces MRKKVTIVGSGNVGATAAHWIAAKELADVVLLDVVEGVPQGKALDLLQAMPIEKRDCSILGTNDYADTANSDIVVITAGIARKPGMSRDDLLNTNSGIMSSVVKQVVAASPDTIIIVVSNPLDAMAQAAFKHSGFPRERVIGMAGVLDSARFRTFIATELNVSVENVTAFVLGGHGDTMVPLSRYSTVAGIPITELIAPDRLKELESRTANGGAEIVKHLKTGSAYYAPSAAAVEMVEAILKDKKKILPCAAYLQGEYGISGLYVGVPCKLGAKGLEQIIEIKLTAEEQAALQKSADSVKELCTVIDVL
- a CDS encoding putative quinol monooxygenase, with protein sequence MVRFALYGELKAKPGKEAEVEAFLKQGAEMAKQEKGTVTWYALKEDDGAYGIFDTFEDEAGREAHLNGDIAKALMAKAADLFSEPPKIHKIDIVAEK
- a CDS encoding peptidylprolyl isomerase; translation: MPTKPGVYATFKTSEGTIVCELFEADAPQTVANFIGLAEGTKEWNSRSKKGDKLYDGTIFHRVIPNFMIQGGDPEGTGMGGPGYKFADETKGSKHGFQQKGKLAMANAGPNTNGSQFFITVADTSWLTGKHTIFGEVVEGYDIVEKISKVAKDGMDRPKTPVVLESVTIERVA
- a CDS encoding lysine--tRNA ligase codes for the protein MYESKFEEDLYQLRRDKLKQIAELGQPSYPNSYAATTTVPEIWAAYDAITSEQFEADIAAGKKIEVSIAGRIMAIRVQGKAGFAQLQQSGRRLQIYVRKDDVGETSFAIYKLLDLGDHIGVRGHLFRTRTGELTIHVAELTFLTKAMLALPDKYHGLEDTELRYRQRYVDLFMNTGNTPKTAPAPAPSTEPGAATEPGAPYLAASSPDVGEAPQVQPEGPPNVREVFVKRAAILRALRTFFDSRGYLEVETPMMHSIAGGAAARPFTTHHNTLDMDLFLRIAPELYLKRLVVGGMDRVYEINRNFRNEGVSTQHNPEFTMLEFYQAYANYHDLMNLTEELVKFVAMEVNGTTNCHFNGNEIDLDKWTKLSMRDAIIRFFPTEFAQQPIISTFDTRESLYSLLDMVVNTGYSCEVAERRTELDRIINALNLSKSNLSVGDPLGKVIAEVFETVAESHLVQPTIIYDFPLAVSPLSKQKPNEPDWVERFEFYIGGFEVGNAFSELNDPDEQRRRFEAQMAEKERGDDEAHGMEEDYVRALGYGLPPTGGEGIGIDRLTMILTGSRSIRDVILFPLMRPQAKTNSADSKPETPSS
- a CDS encoding peptidylprolyl isomerase, whose protein sequence is MILRSFALMALLGPAAYCSPVLAQAPASQTPPPAPATTQSAPAAASQDLPDAPSTVSHAKAPPVPTGPTVVIDSTMGRMTCKLFDKIAPVASANFIGLAEGSKDWEDQTTHKKVHHQPFYNGVTFHRVIPGFMIQGGDRLGTGMGDAGYYFDNETDPSLTFDVAGRLAMANAGQGTDGHGTNGSQFFITEVPYPDLNGGYTIFGQCDEHSVLVVASIARVDRDAQDKPREPVIINKVTIVREGQPMPPLPAAAPAATPKLPAATSN
- the atpB gene encoding F0F1 ATP synthase subunit A produces the protein MPKQLLLTKFLNSLFAGPVDSLLAALHIHVLHPKAPITNAVAMELLVTAFLLLYFIAVRVSLSVEKPGAVQHLAEMTSEFVADQSESIVGHGYEKFTAYLTTLFLFILLANLLGLIPGLESPTANAVVPLGFALCTFLYYHYHGIRANGAGYIKQFLGPVWWLYPLMLPIEIISHLARVLSLTVRLYANMLAGDLVTLAFFSLVPIGVPLIFLGLHLGVAVVQAYVFFLLATIYLSLAVSHDH